A stretch of the Archangium violaceum genome encodes the following:
- a CDS encoding STAS/SEC14 domain-containing protein: MPFQITVYEEDRIIDVVYPPQPTAEDVTDYLKRIRETIAYMNGPWSALVDQGQLRVMPPEMVATMASLNAYAQLHGMKRSARIVSDAASGLQAWRMTKKAMLSIPTRTFETREAALAWLRNPDDE; the protein is encoded by the coding sequence ATGCCCTTTCAGATCACCGTCTACGAGGAAGACCGCATCATCGACGTCGTCTATCCCCCGCAGCCCACGGCGGAGGACGTGACGGACTACCTCAAGCGCATCCGCGAGACGATCGCCTACATGAACGGCCCGTGGAGCGCGCTGGTGGACCAGGGACAGCTGCGCGTGATGCCGCCGGAGATGGTGGCCACCATGGCCAGCCTCAACGCCTACGCGCAGCTGCACGGCATGAAGCGCTCGGCGCGCATCGTGAGCGACGCCGCCTCCGGCCTCCAGGCCTGGCGCATGACGAAGAAGGCCATGCTCTCCATCCCCACGCGCACCTTCGAGACCCGCGAGGCCGCCCTGGCCTGGCTGCGCAACCCCGACGACGAGTAG
- a CDS encoding TonB family protein — METQPRPPNTDEPAPPPPSEDPLLGRTLLGRFLVQAPIGEGGMGRVYRALQVPLDRVVALKILSPTFPTSKDPGFLQRFIREASLTAKLRSPNTVTVIDYGQTEDGICFIAMEYIEGRTLSEVLAEGPLPWPRAMELARQVCFSLREAHRLGVVHRDLKPANVMLVADGDRDHVKVLDFGLVKPFSPEGAGAEATPAITQSGTFLGSPVYMSPEQARNVADVRSDIYSLGVVTYHMLMGRPPFVSKDTLELLFAHHKVSPPRFRDLQPGLVIPERVEALVLRCLEKDPQARYASMDELLEALREVLGRVGDSSPISSPFLTPLPAPPAQGPEAGTLVLDISLDVPPASGAQRPSAPVQPPAPPRRTNPWMGVALAVLLVGAGAGVALWRRPEPVPTSPPAPTPVAEAPAPAPAPVRFFITSEPSGARVFWLGQERGSTPLVLDVPPGSNGVATAELTFVLDGYQTESALAGGSGDVLFTQRLRKQPASRVAQVSGSSARQGAAYAGAVADFSTPEMLASERPPAQVQRPALVEKPARPVGPIQLPEKATAPRELASNVQPEFPQSARASGREGLVILKIIVTEDGRVGDISVMRGEEPFASSAIAAVRTWRYSPALLDGRPISVYRVVKIPFRLR; from the coding sequence ATGGAGACCCAACCCCGCCCTCCCAATACCGATGAGCCCGCGCCTCCGCCTCCGTCGGAGGATCCGCTGCTCGGTCGTACCCTGCTGGGGCGCTTCCTGGTGCAGGCCCCCATCGGAGAGGGCGGCATGGGCCGCGTGTACCGCGCGCTCCAGGTCCCGTTGGATCGCGTGGTGGCGCTCAAGATCCTGAGCCCCACGTTCCCCACCAGCAAGGATCCGGGTTTCCTCCAGCGCTTCATCCGCGAGGCCTCGCTCACCGCGAAGCTGCGCAGCCCCAACACCGTCACCGTCATCGACTATGGCCAGACGGAGGACGGCATCTGCTTCATCGCCATGGAGTACATCGAGGGCCGCACGCTCTCGGAGGTGCTCGCCGAGGGGCCGCTGCCGTGGCCCCGGGCGATGGAGCTCGCCCGGCAGGTCTGTTTCTCGCTGCGCGAGGCGCACCGGCTGGGGGTGGTGCACCGGGATCTCAAGCCCGCCAACGTGATGCTGGTGGCGGATGGAGACCGCGACCACGTCAAGGTGCTCGACTTCGGTCTGGTGAAGCCCTTCTCTCCAGAAGGGGCGGGAGCCGAGGCCACTCCGGCCATCACCCAGAGCGGCACCTTCCTGGGCTCACCGGTGTACATGTCACCCGAGCAGGCCCGTAACGTCGCGGACGTGCGCAGCGACATCTACTCGCTCGGTGTCGTCACGTACCACATGCTGATGGGCCGTCCGCCCTTCGTCTCCAAGGACACGCTCGAGCTTCTCTTCGCGCACCACAAGGTGTCGCCCCCGCGCTTCCGGGACCTGCAGCCCGGGCTCGTCATCCCCGAGCGCGTGGAGGCCCTCGTCCTTCGCTGTCTTGAGAAGGATCCCCAGGCACGCTACGCCTCCATGGACGAGCTGCTCGAGGCGCTGCGCGAGGTGCTCGGTCGCGTGGGAGATTCCAGCCCCATCAGCTCGCCGTTCCTCACCCCGCTGCCCGCGCCCCCCGCGCAGGGTCCGGAGGCGGGGACGCTCGTGTTGGACATCAGCCTGGACGTCCCTCCGGCCAGTGGCGCGCAGCGGCCTTCCGCTCCGGTCCAGCCACCGGCTCCACCCCGACGCACGAACCCGTGGATGGGCGTCGCCCTGGCGGTGCTGCTCGTGGGGGCTGGTGCCGGAGTGGCCCTGTGGCGTCGTCCGGAGCCCGTTCCCACGAGCCCGCCCGCTCCCACGCCGGTCGCCGAGGCCCCCGCGCCCGCTCCCGCTCCGGTTCGTTTCTTCATCACCAGTGAGCCCTCGGGTGCGCGCGTCTTCTGGCTGGGCCAGGAGCGAGGCTCCACGCCACTCGTGCTCGACGTCCCCCCGGGTTCCAACGGGGTGGCCACCGCGGAGTTGACCTTCGTGCTCGACGGGTACCAGACGGAGAGCGCGCTCGCGGGCGGCTCCGGGGATGTGCTCTTCACCCAGCGCCTGCGAAAGCAGCCGGCCTCGCGTGTGGCCCAGGTGTCGGGCTCCTCGGCGCGGCAGGGCGCCGCCTACGCCGGGGCGGTGGCGGACTTCAGCACGCCGGAGATGCTCGCCTCCGAGCGTCCTCCCGCGCAGGTGCAACGCCCCGCCCTGGTGGAGAAGCCCGCGCGCCCCGTGGGTCCCATCCAACTTCCGGAGAAGGCCACGGCTCCGAGGGAGCTGGCGTCCAACGTCCAGCCCGAATTCCCCCAGTCCGCGCGGGCTTCGGGTCGGGAGGGCCTCGTCATCCTGAAGATCATCGTGACCGAGGACGGGCGCGTGGGCGACATCTCGGTGATGAGGGGAGAGGAGCCGTTCGCCTCCTCGGCGATCGCCGCGGTCCGCACGTGGCGTTACTCGCCAGCGCTCCTGGATGGGCGGCCCATCTCCGTCTATCGCGTGGTGAAGATTCCCTTCCGTCTTCGCTGA
- a CDS encoding class I SAM-dependent methyltransferase: MEWVDWSNALERAVCWLDDVHWQITRGDDLQLALESLFRGLTLLHRKWDREEWTRFCLEIVRTHPLREVIHQCPYTRHGFEKPRGYAGDAVLIDYLYDEHQGPLTPLGRDIYHFLWNQSGPRSVRERRELLAQEIDATAERVHQPRILSVACGHLREAELSLSVAEGRVGEFIAFDQDPESLEVVAQQHPSHLVQPVRGTVRSILLGKASFPEMDLIYSAGLYDYLSESVAARLTRLLFGMLRPGGRLLVGNFATRTPDAGYLEALMDWWLLYRDENQVRAFASEIDPEEIASVEQFRDSVQNVIYMVLTRR, from the coding sequence ATGGAGTGGGTGGATTGGAGCAATGCGCTCGAACGCGCGGTCTGCTGGCTGGATGACGTCCACTGGCAGATCACCCGGGGCGATGACCTGCAGCTGGCGCTGGAGTCCCTGTTCCGGGGGCTCACCCTGCTGCATCGCAAGTGGGACCGCGAGGAGTGGACCCGCTTCTGCCTGGAGATCGTGCGGACCCATCCCCTGCGTGAGGTCATCCACCAGTGTCCCTATACCCGGCATGGTTTCGAGAAGCCCCGGGGCTACGCGGGTGACGCGGTCCTCATCGACTATCTCTATGACGAGCACCAGGGGCCCCTGACGCCGCTGGGGCGGGACATCTACCACTTCCTGTGGAACCAGTCCGGCCCCCGGAGCGTCCGCGAGCGGCGGGAATTGCTGGCCCAGGAGATCGACGCCACGGCCGAGCGGGTGCACCAGCCCCGCATCCTCTCCGTGGCCTGTGGGCACCTGCGCGAGGCCGAGCTCTCTCTCTCCGTCGCCGAGGGCCGCGTGGGTGAGTTCATCGCGTTCGATCAGGACCCGGAGAGTCTGGAGGTCGTGGCCCAGCAGCACCCCAGCCACCTCGTCCAACCCGTCCGCGGCACGGTGCGCTCCATCCTGCTGGGCAAGGCCTCGTTCCCGGAGATGGACCTGATCTACTCGGCGGGCCTGTATGACTACCTCTCCGAGTCCGTGGCCGCGCGCCTCACCCGGCTCCTCTTCGGGATGCTCCGCCCCGGTGGGCGCCTGCTGGTGGGCAACTTCGCCACCCGCACCCCCGATGCCGGGTACCTGGAGGCCCTCATGGATTGGTGGCTCCTCTACCGGGACGAGAACCAGGTGCGGGCCTTCGCCTCGGAGATCGACCCCGAGGAGATCGCCTCCGTGGAGCAGTTCCGCGACAGCGTGCAGAACGTCATCTACATGGTGCTCACGCGTCGCTAG
- a CDS encoding carbohydrate-binding protein, with amino-acid sequence MKGVGLMAVLGLMLCASTALAAGEVQLVHVTSSQCPPTSGCYRTPYLRGIVEVRNIAYAKTVTIRYTAGNNVWTDAAANYVGPSSSGKELWSFDIATPNATRFAISYTVNGATYWDNNGGQDYRLADYQFDALLTYPDISGATGQRDTTKSAIVGNILVRNRGTQKTVTVKYTDNNWATTGTTTATYVATLPSGVEYWAYEAPVSASAPSSNIQLSFVYTHAQGTATDTNYGRYYRVVSNTVTR; translated from the coding sequence ATGAAGGGTGTTGGATTGATGGCCGTGCTCGGCCTGATGCTGTGTGCCTCAACCGCGCTGGCGGCCGGCGAGGTCCAGTTGGTGCACGTCACCAGCTCGCAGTGTCCGCCCACCTCCGGCTGCTACCGCACGCCGTACCTGCGCGGCATCGTCGAGGTGCGGAACATCGCCTACGCGAAGACGGTGACCATCCGCTACACCGCGGGCAACAACGTCTGGACGGACGCCGCCGCCAACTACGTGGGCCCCTCCTCCTCCGGCAAGGAGCTGTGGTCCTTCGATATCGCCACGCCGAACGCCACGCGCTTCGCCATCTCATACACGGTGAATGGCGCCACCTACTGGGACAACAACGGCGGCCAGGACTACCGGCTGGCGGACTACCAGTTCGACGCGCTCCTCACCTACCCGGACATCAGCGGCGCCACCGGCCAGCGCGACACCACGAAGTCCGCCATCGTCGGCAACATCCTGGTGAGGAACCGCGGTACCCAGAAGACCGTCACCGTGAAGTACACGGACAACAACTGGGCCACCACGGGGACCACCACCGCCACCTACGTGGCCACCCTGCCCTCTGGCGTGGAGTACTGGGCGTATGAGGCGCCCGTGTCGGCCTCCGCGCCCTCGAGCAACATCCAGCTCTCCTTCGTGTACACCCACGCCCAGGGCACGGCGACGGACACCAACTACGGCCGTTACTACCGTGTGGTGAGCAACACCGTCACCCGCTGA
- a CDS encoding ATP-binding protein yields MAEGYEQTGPSLEGAHPGRRLGNRFELTQRIKQGRGITTWLGVDLHTGARLVIKTTSAVSLVPTARQRLEHEASVLRTLRSPYLVPVLHFGTGGDLLFLVTPLVPGVSLQERLTSGTLSVPEALIVGQCVLAALAEAHAHGILHRDVKPSNIIVEGSPTLTRATLVDFGLARSERLDPSLRDLPVGTARYLSPEQAGLLNRPVEAPSDLYALGAVLFETLAGHPAFDGASVGEVLRQHLAARPRLRSVGIEVPRALEEVVARLLQTDPQDRYQSAESAREDLGAIEVALARGEQDPELVAGAHDMRHSLTEPSFVGRHDELALLERELERSRSEPGRLLVVEAESGGGKSRLLEEFATRARQHRAWLLQGQAVAQSAQRPFQLFTDVATGIATAARERPALAELLRERLVEQAAAVCMVLPQLQPVLRPAQQQGLGPESLGESRGIWALTTLLGALGTESEPAVVLLEDCQWADEPTLRALENWQQARRDTVGHVMIAVSFRTEEVGPGHVLRRLHPDAHLRLAAFGTTEVVRMLESMAGTLPREATEMVGRLSEGNPFMASAVLHGLVEDGALVPGPRGWQVEPEAMAHVRSSRQAASFLVRRLKLLPPEALRLLSVGAVLGKSFDLERVASLSDTPREQVVSALMEPRRRHMLWEGSNGRYTFVHDKLREALLGLLRPEQRRELHRLAARSIAANPPVDPFELAYHFDAAGEHTQALPYALVAAERARQQFALETAENNYRMAERGAARADAGTRFRIFAGLGDVLMLRGRYDAAQQQFELAQSLARDRREQARLWSKLGELAFKLYNKEEADAALKQGLKLLGRWVPRSNVSAAMGALWELMVQAGHTLMPNLLTGRRSLENGEEDLLAVHFYSRLTYSSWYFGSPIATFWTHLREVNTAERYPPTLELAQAYSEHAPMLTMVPWFSRATAYAEKSLAIRRELGDIWGQGQSLHFYGLGLYAAGRFEESIEKCSEAVRLLQRTGDQWEVNNAHYQYAMALYRLGRLKEALESAQRLHGAALAIGDQYAVRLALEVWAKASLGHIPYSLLEGSLANPGQDTQTHANTLLAEALRRLREGDTAGAVTMLEKADKLVEQAHLRQEYVAPIVPWLVTALRMHAESISPLAPTVRAQWMKRAEKVARRAHSLARSYRNNLAHALRERGLLAAMSGHPRRARRWLEQSLKAAEELKMRYERALTLQALGRVGKELGWTGTSAWQEEATRELQEMEQDLGTEPRETEGMTEHPGTLSLVDRFPRVLDAGRRIASALTREAVFEAVRQSMMELLRAEHCVVFTPETMLPEDQLAAAGVGRTAIGRAMETGRPAVMGQGMPGGVSESMEMLGVRSLLCAPIQVRGKTVACVCVSHRQVGELFGEDEERLASFVCILAGAALENAEGFEQMAALSEERGRLYREEQEAVRRRDDFLSIAAHELKTPLTSLQLHLQGLMNQVRQGMERLPPERLGAKLESANLQTQRLGKLVNELLDISRIAQGQMLGKLEDVDLVQVVHGVVERSREALSRAECELRLHLPPSMVGHWDAMRLEQVVLNLLTNATKYGAGRPIDVTLEGDANQARLRVRDEGIGIAEEDAARIFERFERAVSVRHYGGFGIGLWIVREIVQALGGTIEVESAPGKGATFTITLPRRGPEASRNGNGNGASDA; encoded by the coding sequence ATGGCGGAGGGCTACGAACAGACTGGACCCTCTCTGGAAGGGGCGCACCCTGGCAGGCGACTGGGCAACCGCTTCGAGCTCACCCAGCGCATCAAGCAGGGCCGTGGCATCACCACGTGGCTCGGGGTGGACCTGCACACCGGAGCGCGTCTTGTCATCAAGACGACCTCCGCCGTGTCTCTCGTGCCCACCGCCCGGCAGCGGCTGGAGCACGAGGCCAGTGTGTTGCGTACCTTGCGCAGCCCCTACCTGGTGCCCGTCTTGCATTTCGGAACGGGTGGGGACCTGCTCTTCCTGGTGACGCCGCTCGTCCCCGGGGTGTCGCTCCAGGAACGGCTCACCAGTGGCACCCTGTCCGTGCCCGAGGCCCTCATCGTGGGCCAGTGTGTGCTGGCCGCGCTCGCCGAGGCCCACGCCCACGGCATCCTCCACCGGGACGTGAAGCCCTCCAACATCATCGTGGAGGGCAGCCCCACCCTCACCCGCGCCACCCTGGTGGACTTCGGACTGGCACGCAGTGAACGGTTGGATCCGTCCTTGAGAGACCTGCCGGTGGGCACCGCGCGCTATCTGTCTCCCGAGCAGGCCGGGCTCCTCAACCGTCCGGTGGAGGCGCCCTCGGACCTGTACGCGCTGGGCGCCGTCCTCTTCGAGACACTCGCCGGGCACCCGGCCTTCGATGGCGCCTCCGTGGGAGAGGTGCTGCGCCAGCACCTGGCCGCGCGGCCCCGTCTGCGCAGCGTGGGCATCGAGGTGCCCCGCGCCCTGGAGGAGGTCGTCGCGCGGCTGCTGCAGACGGACCCACAGGACCGCTACCAGTCCGCGGAGTCCGCGCGAGAGGACCTGGGCGCCATCGAGGTGGCGCTGGCTCGTGGCGAGCAGGATCCGGAGCTGGTGGCGGGCGCGCACGACATGCGCCACAGCCTCACCGAGCCCTCCTTCGTGGGCCGCCACGACGAGTTGGCGCTGCTGGAGCGTGAGCTGGAGCGCTCGCGCTCCGAGCCTGGACGGCTGCTGGTGGTGGAGGCCGAGAGCGGCGGAGGCAAGAGCCGGCTGCTGGAGGAGTTCGCCACGCGCGCCCGCCAACACCGCGCCTGGCTGTTGCAGGGCCAGGCCGTGGCCCAGTCCGCGCAACGGCCCTTCCAGCTCTTCACGGACGTGGCCACGGGGATCGCCACGGCGGCCAGGGAGCGGCCCGCGTTGGCGGAGCTGCTGCGCGAGCGGTTGGTGGAGCAGGCCGCGGCGGTATGTATGGTGCTGCCCCAGCTACAGCCGGTACTACGCCCCGCCCAGCAGCAGGGCCTGGGTCCCGAGTCGCTGGGCGAGAGCCGCGGCATCTGGGCCCTCACCACGCTGTTGGGCGCGCTGGGCACGGAGTCGGAGCCGGCGGTGGTGCTGCTCGAGGACTGCCAGTGGGCCGATGAGCCGACGCTCCGGGCGCTGGAGAACTGGCAGCAGGCGCGCCGGGACACGGTGGGGCACGTGATGATCGCCGTGTCCTTCCGCACCGAGGAGGTGGGGCCCGGGCACGTGCTGCGCCGGCTCCACCCGGACGCCCACCTGCGACTGGCGGCCTTCGGAACCACGGAGGTGGTGCGGATGCTGGAGTCCATGGCCGGCACCCTGCCCCGCGAGGCCACGGAGATGGTGGGGCGCCTGTCCGAGGGCAATCCCTTCATGGCCTCGGCGGTGCTGCATGGGCTGGTGGAGGACGGCGCGCTGGTGCCGGGTCCACGGGGCTGGCAGGTGGAGCCCGAGGCCATGGCGCACGTGCGCTCCTCGAGACAGGCGGCCTCCTTCCTGGTGCGCCGGTTGAAGCTGCTGCCGCCCGAGGCGCTGCGCCTGTTGTCCGTGGGCGCTGTGCTGGGCAAGAGCTTCGACCTGGAGCGGGTGGCCTCGCTGTCGGACACGCCTCGCGAGCAGGTCGTCAGCGCGCTCATGGAGCCGCGGCGGCGGCACATGCTGTGGGAGGGCAGCAACGGCCGCTACACCTTCGTCCACGACAAGCTGCGCGAGGCCCTGCTGGGACTGCTACGGCCCGAACAGCGCCGGGAGCTGCACCGGCTGGCGGCGCGCTCCATCGCGGCCAATCCGCCCGTGGACCCATTCGAGCTCGCCTACCACTTCGACGCGGCGGGTGAGCATACCCAGGCCCTCCCCTATGCCCTGGTGGCCGCCGAGCGGGCGCGGCAGCAGTTCGCCCTGGAGACGGCGGAGAACAACTACCGCATGGCCGAGCGCGGCGCGGCGCGGGCCGATGCGGGCACCCGCTTCCGCATCTTCGCCGGGTTGGGAGACGTGTTGATGCTCCGTGGCCGCTACGACGCCGCCCAACAGCAATTCGAGCTGGCCCAGTCACTGGCCCGCGACAGGCGGGAGCAGGCCCGCCTCTGGTCCAAGCTGGGCGAGCTGGCGTTCAAGCTCTACAACAAGGAGGAGGCCGACGCGGCACTGAAGCAGGGACTGAAGTTGTTGGGGCGGTGGGTTCCCCGCTCCAACGTCTCGGCCGCGATGGGCGCCCTCTGGGAGCTCATGGTGCAGGCGGGACACACGTTGATGCCGAACCTGCTGACGGGACGACGCTCGCTGGAGAACGGCGAGGAGGACCTGCTCGCCGTGCATTTCTACAGCCGCCTGACGTACAGCAGCTGGTACTTCGGCAGCCCCATCGCCACCTTCTGGACCCACCTGCGCGAGGTGAACACGGCCGAGCGCTACCCGCCCACCCTCGAGCTCGCCCAGGCCTATTCGGAGCACGCCCCCATGCTCACCATGGTGCCGTGGTTCAGCCGGGCGACCGCCTACGCGGAGAAGTCGCTCGCGATCCGCCGGGAGCTGGGCGACATCTGGGGCCAGGGCCAATCGCTCCACTTCTACGGGCTGGGCCTCTATGCCGCGGGCCGCTTCGAGGAGTCCATCGAGAAGTGCAGCGAGGCGGTGCGGCTGCTGCAACGCACGGGAGACCAGTGGGAGGTCAACAACGCCCACTACCAGTACGCCATGGCCCTCTACCGGCTGGGCCGGTTGAAGGAGGCACTGGAGTCCGCCCAGCGGCTGCACGGAGCGGCGCTGGCCATCGGTGACCAGTACGCGGTGCGGCTGGCCCTGGAGGTCTGGGCGAAGGCGTCCCTGGGGCACATCCCCTACAGCCTGCTGGAGGGCTCGCTGGCCAACCCCGGCCAGGACACGCAGACGCATGCCAACACCCTGCTGGCCGAGGCGCTGCGCCGGCTGCGCGAGGGAGACACCGCGGGCGCGGTGACGATGTTGGAGAAGGCCGACAAGCTGGTGGAGCAGGCCCACCTGCGGCAGGAGTACGTGGCCCCCATCGTGCCCTGGCTGGTGACCGCGCTGCGCATGCACGCCGAGAGCATCTCCCCGCTCGCGCCCACGGTGCGCGCGCAATGGATGAAGCGGGCGGAGAAGGTGGCGCGGCGCGCCCACTCCCTGGCGCGCAGCTACCGCAACAACCTCGCCCACGCGCTGCGTGAGCGGGGACTGCTGGCCGCCATGTCCGGCCATCCGCGCCGGGCCCGCCGCTGGCTGGAGCAGAGCCTGAAGGCCGCCGAGGAATTGAAGATGCGCTACGAGCGCGCCCTGACGCTCCAGGCGCTCGGCCGCGTGGGCAAGGAGCTCGGTTGGACGGGAACCTCCGCCTGGCAGGAGGAGGCCACGCGCGAGCTCCAGGAGATGGAGCAGGACCTGGGCACCGAGCCGCGCGAAACCGAAGGGATGACGGAGCACCCGGGGACGCTGTCGCTGGTGGACCGCTTCCCCCGGGTGCTGGACGCGGGCCGCCGCATCGCCTCGGCCCTCACCCGCGAGGCGGTATTCGAGGCCGTGCGTCAGTCCATGATGGAGCTGCTGCGCGCGGAGCACTGCGTGGTGTTCACCCCGGAGACGATGCTGCCCGAGGACCAGCTCGCGGCGGCGGGCGTGGGCCGCACCGCCATTGGCAGGGCCATGGAGACGGGGCGCCCGGCGGTGATGGGCCAGGGCATGCCCGGTGGGGTGAGCGAGAGCATGGAGATGCTGGGGGTGCGCTCGCTCTTGTGCGCGCCCATCCAGGTGCGCGGCAAGACGGTGGCGTGCGTGTGCGTCAGCCACCGGCAGGTGGGCGAGCTCTTCGGCGAGGACGAGGAGCGCCTGGCCTCCTTCGTCTGCATCCTGGCCGGCGCCGCGCTGGAGAACGCCGAGGGCTTCGAGCAGATGGCCGCCCTCTCCGAGGAGCGGGGCCGGCTCTACCGCGAGGAGCAGGAGGCGGTGCGGCGCCGCGACGACTTCCTCTCCATCGCCGCGCACGAGCTGAAGACGCCCCTCACCTCACTGCAGCTCCACCTGCAGGGCCTGATGAACCAGGTGCGCCAGGGGATGGAGCGGCTGCCCCCGGAGCGGCTCGGCGCCAAGCTGGAGTCGGCCAACCTCCAGACACAGCGCCTGGGCAAGCTGGTGAACGAGCTGTTGGACATCTCGCGCATCGCCCAGGGGCAGATGCTGGGCAAGCTCGAGGACGTGGACCTGGTGCAGGTGGTGCACGGCGTCGTCGAGCGCTCGCGCGAGGCACTGTCACGGGCCGAGTGCGAGCTGCGGCTCCACCTGCCCCCCAGCATGGTGGGCCACTGGGACGCCATGCGGTTGGAGCAGGTGGTGCTCAACCTGCTCACCAACGCGACGAAGTACGGCGCGGGCCGGCCCATCGACGTCACCCTGGAGGGCGATGCCAACCAGGCCCGGCTGCGGGTGCGTGACGAGGGCATCGGCATCGCCGAGGAGGATGCGGCGCGCATCTTCGAGCGCTTCGAGCGCGCCGTGTCCGTGCGCCACTACGGTGGCTTCGGCATCGGGCTGTGGATCGTCCGGGAGATCGTCCAGGCGCTCGGCGGCACCATCGAGGTGGAGAGCGCCCCGGGCAAGGGCGCCACCTTCACCATCACCCTGCCCCGCCGCGGCCCCGAGGCGTCCCGGAACGGCAACGGGAACGGAGCTAGCGACGCGTGA